From the Hevea brasiliensis isolate MT/VB/25A 57/8 chromosome 15, ASM3005281v1, whole genome shotgun sequence genome, one window contains:
- the LOC110635419 gene encoding putative E3 ubiquitin-protein ligase XBAT35 isoform X1 produces the protein MGQQQSKDELLYQQVNCGNTEGIKALCKEGAGLEWIDGDGKTPLILACLNPELHHVARTLIELGANVNAYRPGRNGGTPLHHAAKRGLDSTVKLLLSHGANAFVLNDDCQTPLEVARAKGYNDVVRTIENHICLFSGWMREFYGPGFLEVLAPRFVSRKVWAVILPIGSRHPIRPFKLELAIYSSSQDAQPRTLIALWKANLEEPKLHHSDTSVIIVNNATIPRGRRRRRARHRPQTVRHRYVFLSETRIRLAPANEGDKQQLQWFCDACKGIPQAMHPPAFLNNSESSTIQATAPPSGEELELAMAINASIQSAMAEAPVNDTYSGEASASTSWNVHAGSQSAPPSKATSNFWTANEAGPGGNSTQQVIQNTNIPTVQTATQALDSVPSATPIIDEIVEDSPIHYPSIDSSPIEMSSPPVNLTASTGEKREDGASSSCIICLDAPIEGACIPCGHMAGCMSCLKEVKRKKWGCPVCRAKIDQVIRLYAV, from the exons ATGGGGCAGCAGCAATCCAAAGACGAGCTGCTGTATCAGCAAGTGAATTGCGGTAACACAGAAGGAATCAAAGCTCTTTGTAAGGAAGGCGCGGGCCTCGAG TGGATTGATGGAGATGGTAAAACGCCATTGATATTAGCGTGTCTGAATCCTGAGCTCCACCATGTGGCTAGAACTTTGATAGAGCTCGGTGCTAATGTTAATGCTTACCGGCCTG GTCGTAATGGCGGGACTCCTTTACATCATGCAGCAAAAAGAGGCCTTGATAGTACTGTTAAGTTACTTCTTTCTCATGGAG caaacgCATTTGTATTGAATGATGATTGTCAAACTCCACTTGAAGTTGCTAGGGCTAAAGGCTACAATGATGTTGTTCGTACAATTGAG AATCATATTTGCTTATTCTCTGGTTGGATGCGGGAATTCTATGGGCCAGGATTTCTAGAAGTGCTAGCCCCTCGGTTTGTTTCCAGAAAAGT ttgggCAGTTATCTTACCAATTGGTTCCCGTCACCCTATTAGGCCTTTCAAGTTGGAGCTTGCCATATATTCCAGTTCACAG GATGCCCAACCACGTACACTGATTGCATTGTGGAAAGCTAATTTGGAGGAACCAAAACTTCACCATTCTGATACTTCAGTGATAATCGTCAACAATGCCACCA TCCCAAGAGGCAGGAGGAGGAGACGAGCGAGGCATAGGCCTCAAACAGTTAGGC ACCGGTatgttttcttgtcagaaacacgCATTAGACTTGCACCTGCAAATGAAGGTGATAAGCAGCAGCTTCAGTGGTTCTGTGATGCATGCAAAGGAATTCCACAG GCAATGCATCCTCCTGCATTTCTAAATAATTCTGAGTCTTCAACCATTCAAGCAACAGCCCCTCCATCTGGAGAAGAGTTAGAATTAGCAATGGCAATCAATGCCTCCATCCAGTCTGCTATGGCAGAGGCACCAGTTAATGATACTTACTCTGGTGAAGCAAGTGCTTCCACAAGTTGGAATGTGCATGCTGGCAGTCAAAGTGCTCCTCCTTCAAAAGCAACTAGTAATTTTTGGACCGCAAATGAAGCTGGCCCTGGTGGCAATTCAACTCAGCAAGTGATCCAGAATACTAACATCCCTACTGTGCAGACAGCTACTCAAGCCCTTGATTCAGTCCCATCAGCTACACCCATCATAGATGAGATTGTAGAAGACAGTCCAATTCACTATCCATCAATTGATTCTAGTCCTATTGAAATGTCTTCCCCACCTGTGAACTTAACAGCTAGTACAGGTGAAAAGAGAGAAGATGGTGCTTCTTCATCTTGCATTATATGTTTGGATGCTCCAATTGAGGGGGCATGCATCCCATGTGGCCATATGGCTGGTTGCATGTCTTGTTTAAAGGAGGTCAAAAGAAAGAAATGGGGTTGCCCTGTGTGTCGTGCCAAGATTGACCAGGTTATAAGGTTGTATGCTGTTTGA
- the LOC110635426 gene encoding protein LIGHT-DEPENDENT SHORT HYPOCOTYLS 4 produces the protein MDSLREFDSTSTTLPLTSITSTTTAPTASSSSSSSTSSTSTLSRYENQKRRDWNTFGQYLRNHRPPLSLSRCSGAHVLEFLRYLDQFGKTKVHTQLCPFFGHPNPPAPCPCPLRQAWGSLDALIGRLRAAFEEHGGKPENNPFGARAVRLYLREVRDSQAKARGISYEKKKRKRPQQQQQQSPALSMAPPPAPATTSASDDHE, from the coding sequence ATGGACTCCCTTCGAGAATTTGACTCTACATCCACCACTCTCCCACTTACCTCAATAACTAGTACCACCACCGCCCCCActgcctcctcctcctcctcttcctCCACCTCCTCCACCTCCACTCTCAGCCGCTACGAGAACCAAAAGCGGCGAGACTGGAACACCTTCGGCCAATACCTCCGCAACCACCGTCCCCCACTCTCCCTCTCACGGTGCAGCGGGGCTCACGTCCTGGAGTTCTTGCGCTATCTAGACCAGTTTGGAAAAACCAAAGTCCACACTCAACTCTGCCCCTTCTTTGGCCACCCGAACCCCCCTGCCCCATGCCCGTGTCCTCTCCGCCAGGCCTGGGGTAGCCTTGATGCTCTCATTGGCCGCCTTCGTGCTGCCTTTGAAGAGCATGGGGGCAAGCCAGAGAACAATCCTTTCGGGGCTCGTGCTGTTAGGCTTTATCTACGTGAAGTTAGAGATTCACAAGCTAAAGCTCGAGGAATTAGCTacgagaagaagaagagaaagagaccCCAACAGCAACAGCAGCAGAGTCCTGCATTATCGATGGCACCACCACCAGCACCAGCGACCACTAGTGCAAGTGATGATCATGAGTAA
- the LOC110635419 gene encoding putative E3 ubiquitin-protein ligase XBAT35 isoform X3: MGQQQSKDELLYQQVNCGNTEGIKALCKEGAGLEWIDGDGKTPLILACLNPELHHVARTLIELGANVNAYRPGRNGGTPLHHAAKRGLDSTVKLLLSHGANAFVLNDDCQTPLEVARAKGYNDVVRTIENHICLFSGWMREFYGPGFLEVLAPRFVSRKVWAVILPIGSRHPIRPFKLELAIYSSSQDAQPRTLIALWKANLEEPKLHHSDTSVIIVNNATKTRIRLAPANEGDKQQLQWFCDACKGIPQAMHPPAFLNNSESSTIQATAPPSGEELELAMAINASIQSAMAEAPVNDTYSGEASASTSWNVHAGSQSAPPSKATSNFWTANEAGPGGNSTQQVIQNTNIPTVQTATQALDSVPSATPIIDEIVEDSPIHYPSIDSSPIEMSSPPVNLTASTGEKREDGASSSCIICLDAPIEGACIPCGHMAGCMSCLKEVKRKKWGCPVCRAKIDQVIRLYAV; the protein is encoded by the exons ATGGGGCAGCAGCAATCCAAAGACGAGCTGCTGTATCAGCAAGTGAATTGCGGTAACACAGAAGGAATCAAAGCTCTTTGTAAGGAAGGCGCGGGCCTCGAG TGGATTGATGGAGATGGTAAAACGCCATTGATATTAGCGTGTCTGAATCCTGAGCTCCACCATGTGGCTAGAACTTTGATAGAGCTCGGTGCTAATGTTAATGCTTACCGGCCTG GTCGTAATGGCGGGACTCCTTTACATCATGCAGCAAAAAGAGGCCTTGATAGTACTGTTAAGTTACTTCTTTCTCATGGAG caaacgCATTTGTATTGAATGATGATTGTCAAACTCCACTTGAAGTTGCTAGGGCTAAAGGCTACAATGATGTTGTTCGTACAATTGAG AATCATATTTGCTTATTCTCTGGTTGGATGCGGGAATTCTATGGGCCAGGATTTCTAGAAGTGCTAGCCCCTCGGTTTGTTTCCAGAAAAGT ttgggCAGTTATCTTACCAATTGGTTCCCGTCACCCTATTAGGCCTTTCAAGTTGGAGCTTGCCATATATTCCAGTTCACAG GATGCCCAACCACGTACACTGATTGCATTGTGGAAAGCTAATTTGGAGGAACCAAAACTTCACCATTCTGATACTTCAGTGATAATCGTCAACAATGCCACCA aaacacgCATTAGACTTGCACCTGCAAATGAAGGTGATAAGCAGCAGCTTCAGTGGTTCTGTGATGCATGCAAAGGAATTCCACAG GCAATGCATCCTCCTGCATTTCTAAATAATTCTGAGTCTTCAACCATTCAAGCAACAGCCCCTCCATCTGGAGAAGAGTTAGAATTAGCAATGGCAATCAATGCCTCCATCCAGTCTGCTATGGCAGAGGCACCAGTTAATGATACTTACTCTGGTGAAGCAAGTGCTTCCACAAGTTGGAATGTGCATGCTGGCAGTCAAAGTGCTCCTCCTTCAAAAGCAACTAGTAATTTTTGGACCGCAAATGAAGCTGGCCCTGGTGGCAATTCAACTCAGCAAGTGATCCAGAATACTAACATCCCTACTGTGCAGACAGCTACTCAAGCCCTTGATTCAGTCCCATCAGCTACACCCATCATAGATGAGATTGTAGAAGACAGTCCAATTCACTATCCATCAATTGATTCTAGTCCTATTGAAATGTCTTCCCCACCTGTGAACTTAACAGCTAGTACAGGTGAAAAGAGAGAAGATGGTGCTTCTTCATCTTGCATTATATGTTTGGATGCTCCAATTGAGGGGGCATGCATCCCATGTGGCCATATGGCTGGTTGCATGTCTTGTTTAAAGGAGGTCAAAAGAAAGAAATGGGGTTGCCCTGTGTGTCGTGCCAAGATTGACCAGGTTATAAGGTTGTATGCTGTTTGA
- the LOC110635419 gene encoding putative E3 ubiquitin-protein ligase XBAT35 isoform X2, which yields MGQQQSKDELLYQQVNCGNTEGIKALCKEGAGLEWIDGDGKTPLILACLNPELHHVARTLIELGANVNAYRPGRNGGTPLHHAAKRGLDSTVKLLLSHGANAFVLNDDCQTPLEVARAKGYNDVVRTIENHICLFSGWMREFYGPGFLEVLAPRFVSRKVWAVILPIGSRHPIRPFKLELAIYSSSQDAQPRTLIALWKANLEEPKLHHSDTSVIIVNNATIPRGRRRRRARHRPQTVRQTRIRLAPANEGDKQQLQWFCDACKGIPQAMHPPAFLNNSESSTIQATAPPSGEELELAMAINASIQSAMAEAPVNDTYSGEASASTSWNVHAGSQSAPPSKATSNFWTANEAGPGGNSTQQVIQNTNIPTVQTATQALDSVPSATPIIDEIVEDSPIHYPSIDSSPIEMSSPPVNLTASTGEKREDGASSSCIICLDAPIEGACIPCGHMAGCMSCLKEVKRKKWGCPVCRAKIDQVIRLYAV from the exons ATGGGGCAGCAGCAATCCAAAGACGAGCTGCTGTATCAGCAAGTGAATTGCGGTAACACAGAAGGAATCAAAGCTCTTTGTAAGGAAGGCGCGGGCCTCGAG TGGATTGATGGAGATGGTAAAACGCCATTGATATTAGCGTGTCTGAATCCTGAGCTCCACCATGTGGCTAGAACTTTGATAGAGCTCGGTGCTAATGTTAATGCTTACCGGCCTG GTCGTAATGGCGGGACTCCTTTACATCATGCAGCAAAAAGAGGCCTTGATAGTACTGTTAAGTTACTTCTTTCTCATGGAG caaacgCATTTGTATTGAATGATGATTGTCAAACTCCACTTGAAGTTGCTAGGGCTAAAGGCTACAATGATGTTGTTCGTACAATTGAG AATCATATTTGCTTATTCTCTGGTTGGATGCGGGAATTCTATGGGCCAGGATTTCTAGAAGTGCTAGCCCCTCGGTTTGTTTCCAGAAAAGT ttgggCAGTTATCTTACCAATTGGTTCCCGTCACCCTATTAGGCCTTTCAAGTTGGAGCTTGCCATATATTCCAGTTCACAG GATGCCCAACCACGTACACTGATTGCATTGTGGAAAGCTAATTTGGAGGAACCAAAACTTCACCATTCTGATACTTCAGTGATAATCGTCAACAATGCCACCA TCCCAAGAGGCAGGAGGAGGAGACGAGCGAGGCATAGGCCTCAAACAGTTAGGC aaacacgCATTAGACTTGCACCTGCAAATGAAGGTGATAAGCAGCAGCTTCAGTGGTTCTGTGATGCATGCAAAGGAATTCCACAG GCAATGCATCCTCCTGCATTTCTAAATAATTCTGAGTCTTCAACCATTCAAGCAACAGCCCCTCCATCTGGAGAAGAGTTAGAATTAGCAATGGCAATCAATGCCTCCATCCAGTCTGCTATGGCAGAGGCACCAGTTAATGATACTTACTCTGGTGAAGCAAGTGCTTCCACAAGTTGGAATGTGCATGCTGGCAGTCAAAGTGCTCCTCCTTCAAAAGCAACTAGTAATTTTTGGACCGCAAATGAAGCTGGCCCTGGTGGCAATTCAACTCAGCAAGTGATCCAGAATACTAACATCCCTACTGTGCAGACAGCTACTCAAGCCCTTGATTCAGTCCCATCAGCTACACCCATCATAGATGAGATTGTAGAAGACAGTCCAATTCACTATCCATCAATTGATTCTAGTCCTATTGAAATGTCTTCCCCACCTGTGAACTTAACAGCTAGTACAGGTGAAAAGAGAGAAGATGGTGCTTCTTCATCTTGCATTATATGTTTGGATGCTCCAATTGAGGGGGCATGCATCCCATGTGGCCATATGGCTGGTTGCATGTCTTGTTTAAAGGAGGTCAAAAGAAAGAAATGGGGTTGCCCTGTGTGTCGTGCCAAGATTGACCAGGTTATAAGGTTGTATGCTGTTTGA